Below is a genomic region from Helianthus annuus cultivar XRQ/B chromosome 2, HanXRQr2.0-SUNRISE, whole genome shotgun sequence.
GGGACGCCCAAGCTATCGTGGCGTCAAATTGTGATAATCAACACATGGGATACAAGGGAATCGTTTAAGCGGAAGATGATCCCTTATGTGAAACTAATTAGCGCAATGATCTTGCGACAAAATGCATTACCCCCGGAGTCGCTATGGGTATCTAAGCCCATTGATCAGTTCAACTTCGCCACCATGAGGCGACACTGGAAGATAACTGTGAAAGCTTTTGGCTATCTTCACACGGTTGAAGACGAGCAAGGAGACAGTTACCGGTTCAATGACAAAGGGGGTGATGAAGAGGGTGATAAAGAAGAAGGTGATGAGGAGATGCTTGATGTTGAGGAGGAGACGGATCCTTCCGGTCCACGGGGACCGAGGCGGAGGTATAGGAAGCAGCATAGGGAAATCTCTGCCGATGTGGCAAATTTCGTGAACCAAAGGCAGATACCGTCATACCGGTTGTGGACCCATGGGCAGCAAGCGGTCTACGATAATGTATCGGCAGGCATTGGTGAAGCAAGAGAATACCATGCTAGCAGGAGAGAATGGGAAGAGGCGCAAGGGGCGTACTCGCAGGAACAATGGGGTTTTCAAGCATCCTTCCGTGAGAGGATGGAAAAACAGATGGAGGAGCAACAACTGCAATAAGCGTTACAACAGTCACAAATGGAACGCTTGTTACAGTTGCAAGAGGAAGAAAGGGCCCATagacgggcatgggaagaagagGAGGCTAGGCGCCAAAACGCACAAAGGGAATTGGACCAACGCCGATGGGGAGCGTTGGCTTTTTTCTAACCAAATGGCGATTAATAAGGCCAGGGTGCTCCATGACTAAGAGCGCCATCAAAGAGATTATCAAGCCGGTCTCCCATATGTTGAACACTCGGGGTGGACCGAGTACCCCAACCTTCCTCATCCGCAAGGCCCATCCGAACCAACCCCTCATTGGCCTGAGGCAGTCGGCTCTAGTTTCATTCTGATGCCGTACCAACCGCCACCGCAAGGAGAGTCGAGCCCACGAGATAACTACAGGGATATGtttgaggccctcactggttatccgtaccagccgaacccgccagtgaaccctaatgagagatatcagcggtagaggcgaggtatgtttttgttgttgttgttgttgtatattatttcgttttcattatttttattttgttttatttaagtttttgcctagttaaatgaactctgtgggtgtgttccctatataaccctcacgagacctctcgtcctcccaagctattggggggtttaaaagggcttgttgcataagctaaatgcaaccgtgattcctacgaaagtaagttaggtttgttgttgtagattattttccacataaatcaaagtaaaataaggtatgacttggtaataatttcataaaagtggtagaactaggtaactaacaaattttgatggttgtgagaagcatgcttctacacaagggttaagatttgtaggtacattggGTTCGTGGGACAACCATTTTTTTAAGGAGAAGAGGAGCACACGAGGAACGAGCTCAGaaatcaggtgcatacgtttctttttacttttgtttttctgtagttagcaaataagtggaatgtaaattgtattttatttttttccgGGGTGAAAGCTTGGGGgagttagccgtgtcacatcccttgtgcgtttaaCACTCTAGTTTTCACACATTGAGCTACCGTTTTtggcatatccaatgaaaatacAATCAACAGTTTTTGGCCCTATTCTAAGTGCCTTAGGGGGTGTAACAATCACCTTGGCTAGgtacccccacactttcaagtactTTTAGGATGATTTATGTCCCCACCACAACTCATGAGGTGTTATATCCTTATTCTTGAAaggtattttatttaacaaaaaattGGCCGACAAAATGGCCTCCCCCCACATGTCCTAGCTCAtcccagaacttatcaacatggcattcatcatttcttttAGTGTACGATTCTTTCGCTCCGCGATGCCATTTGATTGGGGTGTATAAGGAGGGGTACACTCGTGTATTATGCCACTTTTTGCACATAATTCCCTAAATGgtgaaacatattcacctcctctatcacttctcacacgttttattttcttgttgagttgattctcaacttcagctttatacaAGATAAACTTGTCAATTGCTTCATTCTTACTCTTAAGTAAGTAAACATAACAATATCTTGTATTGTCATCGATAAaggtaataaaatatttattaccacctctggtgggaattgATTTTAAGTCACACACATCAGTGTGAATCAGATCAAGGGGTTCAGTTATTCTTTCAACTGATGTGAAGGAAGATCTTGTTTGTTTGGCTTCAACACAAGttttacattttgttttagaGTCAATGGCAAAAGTTGGTATGCAATCTAATTTAATTAAACGACGCATCGGATTAAAATTTACATGACAAAGACGTCCATGCCAAACATTAGGAGACTCAAGCAAGTAAGCAGAAGTACTAGCACTTTTATTCATGTTTTTCTTAACAGCCATTACATTAAGTTTAAACATGCCATTTTGGGCATAGCCCTTTCCAACAAACATACCACGCTTAGTTAAAACAAAATTATCACTTTCAAAAACCAAACGAAAGCCATGCTTGTTAAGCATCCAACCCGACACAAGAGTCTTGCGCAGTCTGGAATATAAAGCACATTCTTCAAAGTGAGCTCTTTCCCAgaagtccacttcaagatcacATCACCTTCTCCCTTGATATCAGCTGTAGCAGCATTACCCATGTACAACTTTTCTCCCACCACCTTTTTAAACGTATTAAAGAGGGTCCTATCTGGGCACACATGGCGGGTTGCCCCAGTATCAACCCACCACCCTTTTGGTTCGTTAGCCACCAAATTTACCTCCTCCGCCATGGCAGTGAGGTTTGAAATCATGGTCACTAATGGCATACCATAATCATCAACCATAAGAGCCGTGTCACGTTTAGGCTCTTTGCATTGGTCAGCACGGTGACCAGTTTGTCCACCAGTTGTAACACTTCCCTTTAAAGGGACCAACCTTCTTTTTTACACCACCTTTCTTTGGTCCAAGGTCAACACCTTTGTTTTTCCCTTTCCCATTGAACTTGTGGGCTTTGTTACCCTTGTGACCCTTTGAGGATTGACCATGTTCCACAAGGTTCGCTTTTGCAGAAGCTTCAACTTGACTTCCTTTGTGTGATATTTTGTTGTCCTCTACAATACGAAGACGAACCACAAGGTCTTCGATGGTCATTTCCTTTCGCTTATGCTTAAGGTAATTCTTGAAGTCCACCCAACTAGGAGGCAACTTTTCAACAATTGCTGCCACTTGGAATGTTTCACTCAGATTCATTCCTTCCGACAGAATGTCACTAAGAATAATCTACAGTTCTTGGACTTGACTCATCACAATTTTTGAATCAATCATTTTATAGTTCAAAATCCTAGCAACAACATACTTTTTAGTACCTGCATCCTCAGTCCTGTATTTCCGTTCTAAtgactcccataattctttggcagTTGGAACCTTGAGATACACGTTATACAAGGCATCTGATAGGCCATTCAACACATAGTTGCGGCATAGGTACTCAGAATGTTTCCAAGCCTCAACAGCACTCACATATTGGACATCAGTTGTCCCTTCTGCGAGAACAGGAGCAGACTCCGTCAAAAACCTCGCAAGGTTTAGAGTGGTCAGATAGAACAACATCTTTTGTTGCCATCTCTTAAAATTCAAACCAGTAAACTTCTCTGGTTTTTCAGCATGGTTAGCAACTGCTTGAGCCGCTTGGGTACCAACCAATGGTCCCATGGTAGTGGATGTGGATCCAACAGTGCATGATGTGGTTGCTGCAACAGTAGACATTTCTGAAACAAGAGTAAAAATTCAATCAGTTTATGGCAGAAACAAATTGGTTTACAGAAAACCAATACAAACTACAAAAGTTTTCtaataaacaaaacaaactgtttataaaaatttttaaaaccaaaacagtGAACGGGTTTTAAAATCTGCTTTAAGCTTGTAGGACAGTCgttcacaaaataaataaaataacaattttatttattatattctGATTACAAAACATAAAGAAGAACTTGAACTAAACTgaaaggaaatacaatacaagAAATGTAAATTAAACTAAGTACaagttacaaaaagaaagaagaaagaaaacaTAAAACCACGGTGACTGAGGCACGTGAAgatcacgcttcccttaaaacagatttcgggccACCCAGGTGAACCCATCTGTTTCCCCAGGTACAACAGCCTAAGCAGATTGTACTGCCGGGATTAGCCCAGCACCTGAAAGGATACCTGAAACAAGAGTGTGCAGAGACGCAAAGTTAGGAAATTCGTTTGATGTGTGTGTTGTATGAACCATACGATTTCAGATCTGTGTGTCTAAAACAAAGCACAAAGCTTTGTATATATACTGGTTAGAATTCGAAATCATAACTGTATATTTAATGCACCTTCAATTCTAGAATTCAATAGCACAATGAATTCtgaaacttataaaaataaattttagaATTCAATGGCACAATGAATTCTGTAACTCATCATTTGACTGGTGGAATTTGAACAGTCTCTAGCTGAAAATACAAGGCCAAGACGCATCTAAAAAAAATACTAAAGGCGTCTCCAAGCGGCTCGGGGCGATGCGAGCGTAAAGTGCGTCATCAAAGCGCCACACTGTGCCCATCGCCCTCGTCCCGGTCCCGTGCCCGGGCGCGTGCGCGTGTCGGGTGCTTCGCACCCTTCTGGCTACCACTGGGTGTGAGTTGTCATAGAAGAATACATTCGTGTAGAGAATTCTAATTATAAATCCACAAAAGATTTAACTCTCCACCTTTGTGGGACAAACTCAATTTTCCACATGTTTATGGTTCCAACACACAAACTTAAAGCACAAGATCTCTCATTCATCTTGacttaattattaaataatcgTTATATTAActcataatataatattatttataaaatttccaaCAGTGAGGTTCTACAAGTTTTTCGGTCATGAATTTTTATAGTTAAAAAAAGTTGGTTTGATTTTGTTTGGAAAATATCATCCAGATAACCTTTTTGAATTATTTGCTATGTTGGAATTCGCTACAATTTAAAAGGATTAAGCCATCCATAGTAGAGCCTTATATAGCGTCATATACCATCATTCAGCTTCATAGCGTTGGGGTAGGCCACCTCTCGGGCGctttgggcaaaaaaaaatccTTTCGTAATATGCATAGCGGCGTGTCATGGTGGTTtctctcacatacatatatatacatatacatatatatatatatatatatgtataattgaaaATGTATAAACTCATTAAACACTTAAGTTATAGAACCCCTATTTCTTACACATTTGCCACGTGTCGTATAGCCTCAAATTTTATAAGGGTTATGAGGCTTGATCACTACACAAATTCGTAAAATTCATTTGAATTGAAATCTGAATTTAAGATGTTTGGTTTAAAACGAAAAAAGTTGGAATTTGAACTAAAATGAATTTTTAAGCTTCtttttaaataaagtattttcaATGTACCTTTCAACTAGAAAAAAGAATCAATTACTTACCATCAATTAAGGTAAGTATAATCTTACCATctcataatatatattatatggtttaaatgaaaagaaattttttataagaagaaaaaagatgaattttcaaccaataacattgttttattttaattcatttaatatttgcattaattttaatataagggtatatttttcaaaaagtaaaaaaagattaatttagagtgtaggacaaattactatgtgtagaataaattacgagttgtgtaggatacatttaaatatgtgtataataaatttcgaaatgtgtaggataactttttatGTGTGTAGACAAAAAAACATTAGTGTAGAGAATGATAGTCTTTATGAGTAAGTAATTACTTAAAGATAGCAATAAAAGAGATAAAGAAAAAACTACTTAATATTTACAATTGTAacatttgttattttttttcttaattaaattttcttctcaaatgtaTTCTAAGGACTTTAAGTTAACTTTTGTATAAAACGTCCGTAAATGTATTCTAAGGACTTTAAGTTAACTTTTGTGACCATACTCATACATGACATTATAACGAATTAAATATCATTAAAAATTTAGGATAAATAGTGTTTCGAGTAGACTCAACGactcaacccaacccaacccataCAAAAGCTACCTGTATTGACTGCTTCGACCAATCCATTTGACCCGTCTATGTTTCCAACAAttctatatatattaaaacatctCATAATTTCTCAAAACTCtaaagttgaaatgaaaccaaacCGTCAACTACAATTTAAAAACGACCAACCAAACAAACATCACTTTGGTTGGTTGATGAGATAGACTTGGTCTCATGACACTTCATGGTTTATACAAACTTGGTCCAAGTCATAATTTGATATTTTTTTCAAACCTTTTTTTGCATAAATTAAATACAACAATTGAATTTTCAGTTGTTTTGGACTTCTGACTAACTATTTAATTTTATACTTTTCTAATATTATTTCTTCCACAAGCAATAGCCACACCTCTCTTTCCTCTCTTATAAATCACACACATAATCACACACTTGAATTCAAAACTTTCTCTTGATTTCTTCAACAATTCAATACACCTGCTTCCCAATCTCCATCAACATGCCTGAAAGCAAGGTAAAatttcttcactttcttcctctATTTCATATATGAACCTCTGTTTCACATGAACCTCTGTTCCATATGAACCTCTGTTTCATATGAACCTCTGTTTCTTTCAATTCAAAAAAACAGAATATCAACCTCAAATTTTGTATATTCTTTACAATTATTCAAATATTCATCCATATTTGTTCACTTTAATGTTTATTAATCCTTAATTCATTGCAGAAAGTGGTTATTAAACTAGACGTCCACGACGATGATGACAAAAGGAAGGTTTTAAAGGCGGTTTCCGGTCTTTCAGGTTATATTTTTATCAGTTATTATCTTTAGGGGCGGATCTAGGCTACTGTTGTTGGTTCCCAGAACCCATTCGGTTTGgaaaaaaaattagtgagaaccttgtatgatttggcaaaaaaaaaaaaaaaaaaaaaacagtgagAATCTACCAAAAGGATCCAGTAAAAAAAGTTTTTAGACCCGCCACTGACTATCTTGACACCATAACTTGACTAACTTACATAAACCCTTGTTCTAAAACTCTTTCAGGGATCGAGTCCTTAGCTATGGACATGAAAGAACAGAAACTGACGGTAATCGGAGACGTTGATCCAGTCGATATTGTTGGAAAACTCAAAAAATGGCACACGAACATACTCACCGTTGGACCGGCGAAAGAACCGGATAAAAAAGCTGAAccagaaaagaaagaaaagaaagatgatAAAActgaagaggagaagaagaaggagaaagaGCAGCAGGAAAGATTAGAAGCTTTTAGAAAATATATGGAAGCTACTTGTGGGGGATATAACCCGTACCAGTACCCGTACTCGTACCCGACACAACGAATCTGTCTTCATCCTGTGGAAGATGATCCCACTGGTTGTGTTATTTGCTGATTGTACAAGAAAGGATGCATGTATATGGGGTTGACTTTGGGTTGTTGATCATTGTCATGGTTTGTTTTGTAAAGGGTTGAATAATGCATTTTGGAAGTACTTCATGTTGAATTAAAGTATGAAAACAATGAGTTGACAAATGTATCCTTCTAGATAACAtacttttgttactttttttCAGAAGTTAGAAagtttcgattgttgttatacTGATTTTATAATCAGATGAGATGacaataaattataaaaaatggAAACACGACGATGTTGTTAGTCCACGCTCGCAAAACCATCCTGTGCTCCACGTTGTGAAAGGCGTTGTGCTTGGGGCTTGAGGATTTCTACCAACGTGGGGGCAAATGTGTGGGTGAGGTGGAGACTCTTGATTGGTGGGTGTAATTTAggtttgttttaattggttgatgtttgttttttttaaatttttttattctCTTCCACGCCACTTTCCCACCCCGTGCTTTTTTCTCCACGCCACCATGCCGACGTGGTTGCCACGTGTTGCTCTCCTTCAAGCCACTCCACACCGTGTAGTCTTAGGCTATGTGGTGTGGTCATGACTCAAATGATCACCTCCACCCTTTACGTCAGCGTTATGTCACCCCACTCTCATCCGGCCACCAATCAATCAAAAACTCCTAATTAATTGAAAGAGGATGATGGTtaccatggattaaaccatgcgAACCACCATAGTTCAGAAAAGGGGCAGAGTATCACAAGAACCATGTTCCGCGTGGCAATCCATAATCCAATCCCCCGTATGGCCTTAGCTAATCTTAATTCTGCTCATCATCCAGTGAACCCACTAATCAAACCCATCACTATGGCACACTGGACCACCCAAAGAAAATAAAAAGATAAGTTGCCTCGACTGACCGGTTCCTAAGCAACTGGACCAGCGGTACATCAGGACTCTAGCTCGGCCTGAAAAGATTGTTTTGATGAATCTATTTATACTTTTGAATGATTTCAATGAATCTCTAACTATAATGAAACACAAGTTCACTTATATAATTTTCAATAAAACGAATAAACGATTATATCATTTTCAGTTAAATGAATAAACGATATGTGATTCTCAGCTAGTCGGCTTATTTATTGTACTCATTTTTTTTGACATCATCTTATTAATTCTTtgccaatgaggtagtggtggagtggttgcgGAAAGACTTGGTGTTCATTTTGACCCACATTCAACTCTcactctccccattattttctacggcatccaggtgaatgacgaatacgggtggcgccggttcgtcttggatgtgAGGCGaagttttaccgattattccactgtcgtgccttcaggcgggtggaggtcgggtttccgcgcatctgggagagccaaggggaagaaggcggtcgagtagtcgaccttggccacaacgCTCGATGTAACGGTGGTTGACACATCATTCCTTGCCATTCAAATATAATCGTATTAATTCtctctatctatactatattataatacatgagggaaggattcccaaaagttaagaacttcttcccccattatttataaataaacccctagaatgagggtaaagtggtcttttaaaccataattattttTTAGTCCCTCAATCTATTACATTTAAATCCTTGACATTTAACATAATTATGGGTAATTAGTTACACTCCCCCCCTTTAATTCTTTAATGTATTCCTGCGATATCTTACAACccgtaatgttttaaaaaaatccgaAGGTACCATGACGATCGGCACATTTTTTTAAACGTTTTGATAGTTGTCTTTTTTAGTTTCGCCGTGCGTTCATAAAGTACAAATAGCCGATGCGTAAATGTACAATTGATTAAAGCCAACATTTGTTTTCTACCCAAGCCAACTTTGACCATTATCTAGCTACCGTACATTAACATTTGTTTTTTACCCAAGTTTTTTATTTTGAACGGCATTAATAAACTAAAATATTCCCTAATTTTACTTGTACAGAGTCAGTTTGTTGTGGCATGTTTAATATAGTAAGTATAGAtaaaactcacaacaaacttcctattAAACATGCCACAACAAACTAAACAGGATATGTGCATcttattttaaaaacttaaaactcacaacaaacttcctGAATAAATGGATGACCaatctaaaactaaaccctaatggactactataaatacatagcaaACACTCACAATTCTACATTTCTATTGCTAAACAGATTTAAAATATGGAGTCAGTTCTGAATTCATTTGATGCGAAAAAACAAGCATGCAATATTGAAAAATCTAAGGTCGGTTCTATGATAAGTTTTGTTATATCGCAAtaatgaataattgttttcttttatttacttttatgtgaatactaacttatttgatttttcagattcaacACACCAATTTAAACACCCCAGTTGTCGAACAAGCTTTTGTTAGTTTTTAAGTAATATTTCGCTTATAATCTTTCATATTAACAAGTTTGTTATATTATTATTTGGTGTTTTATTgtaggatgatggtgataatagtgttgaaattatttcttatggtgcaatgttcAGTCCATACAAGTCTAAGCTTCAATGTCAATTTAGTGAAGAggtaattttaaaatttatttaatcttttttaaatttttttattctatatttgttctttttttaaatttatttaatcattttttaacttttttattaaatttttgttttttaaggatcggaagtatgggaatcaaaagaaaagatctaagagactctctgaatggaaatgggtCGAGGTTATAAATTTAGATGATTCTGAGGACGATGAGAAAGAAGATGAATTAGATGATACTGCTGATTCGAGCACAAACAAGAAAAACGGATCAAAAAAGTAGAGATTTAGATTAAatatatcaagtgtttttatgttttttttcattttcagttgtttttGTTTGATATAGACTATCCCATGaataataaagtttattttatatttgaagtttatgttttgtgttattttattGCACTTATAATTTACATCTCGATTGAACTAATATACTTTAGTACTTAATCATGTTcgtattatataattttttaaatatttataaaaaggaaaattggtatttaataaaccaacctttaaccagttggtaaataataatccaacctacagaattggtatataataatcatacctatcaatatgttggtactcaatgaacttccgttaattttttttaactgaagttagtttttaagttttatttattacacaaacagtccctgtagttgtaatttactagttttaactattttatgaaacaaaaaaacCACTCGAAAATCCTCATTTTCCTCGATTTGaggtttataaaatagttaaaactagtaaattacaactacagggactgtttgtgtaataaataaaacttaaaaactaacttcagttaaaaaaaattaacggaagttcattgagtaccaacatgttgataggtaggattattatataccaattctataggttggattattatttaccaactggttaaaggttggtttattaaataccaattttccttataaaaatgaaatttaacatTAGTTAAAGGTGTTTAAAACGTACCTACAAGTCACCtactattttttactttttactttttcaaaaacgaaaattttaaaattaaagtttattggatgagtatgatgtggatatttaaaaaagttatggactttaaacaataaaattataaactttatcatttcaccaacaaaataaacttactttataACCATAgcaacttattttttattttttgtcatttatttaatattttttaattaataaacgaatctttacatgtttaaaacagtttttctatactttatttattattaatttttataacaaaacaaaactttgatatttagtagatagaagataaactatgttccaaaattttaggaattatttaatactaatttacgGATTAGTAGATAGATAGTAAACTATatcccaaaattttaggaattattaATACTAATTTACGATATTTAGTAGATAAATAGTAAACTACgtcccaaaattttaggaattataagtaaactaataaaaaaataattattgcaGTTATTTTTGGATATTAATCTTATAATttgcattttttaattaaaaagtaataaagtaataaactttaaagctaaactaaaaaactgaacttactatgatataaagttaataaaaaattaattattttataaacatttttataacaagtaatataaataaaatactccagaaatttacaatttttactagataaattctaaactgggttccaaatttttaggaattataagttcaactatattgttatagataatattagtcagttctaaaataattatttaccaacttgactagatacatagtagtagattgtgttgcatatttttaagaattattagttaaaagtagactcatatagataagattagttaggaactaaaaatttgaacttagtatgatataaagttaataaagatataaactcttatcatcctattttttataaaaatagtttatgaaatcttataaaaatataaattttttatatttgtaaaaacccgaaatttaacaatttaagttaaagctctaaaacgtacttacgagtcaaatactattttttatttttataaaaacgaaaattttaaacttaaagtttattgaatgagtactatgtggatatttataaaaagttatgaactttaaagaataaaattatactttataatttaaccaataaaataaacaaactttacaattataacaacttatcttttattttatgttttttgattattaatttttatacaaaaaacaatattttttgtcttttggttattattttttataaaagaacaaacttttacatatgtgtaaacttatgacatatatccaccacaataatgttatcataaatattatatgaataagaaaactaccagaaacgagttttgcaatgcaaagtgtcgcccccgccgcatcgcgcgggcaccctactagtaaACTATACATCAGCTAGTCGgcttataaaatatttttatggCATCATCTTATTAATTTTTTCTATTAACTATACAAACGATGTCATAAAATCATACATTGTGACTGTTAATGCaacattttttgtatttttaaaatattctattttatGTTAAAATGTTATTTGGCATGTTCAttaattttaatgtttttatatattttcaaaatCGTTAAATATATCTAGACCTTGTATAGTGGGGAGTGAAGTGGCGTGAAGAGGCCAACCCCATGCC
It encodes:
- the LOC118489084 gene encoding heavy metal-associated isoprenylated plant protein 39-like encodes the protein MPESKKVVIKLDVHDDDDKRKVLKAVSGLSGIESLAMDMKEQKLTVIGDVDPVDIVGKLKKWHTNILTVGPAKEPDKKAEPEKKEKKDDKTEEEKKKEKEQQERLEAFRKYMEATCGGYNPYQYPYSYPTQRICLHPVEDDPTGCVIC